In the genome of Paralichthys olivaceus isolate ysfri-2021 chromosome 10, ASM2471397v2, whole genome shotgun sequence, the window AGTTCATCACCCTAAGCCTTTAAACAGAGGAAAATTCTGTAGAATTTGAAGTTTGGAATAAAAAGTTGAGGAATTCGCAACTTAGAGCAACActgtgtaacttttactgagcaacagcaccctctgcagCTAGATATGATGATTAACTCTGTTGGGTTagttttcatgtagagaaaaaaaaataaaaaataccaaacactgtttagaattcttcatcTTGTAAAAGTTTCCTGGTTGAATTTTGAGATTAATTGACTTGTAAGTCTTTTGAACTGATCTACTGgcattactcttgaacttgctggacctgattGTGACAATCGTACCCACTCACCAGAGTTACAACcattcagggtgaggagtgggaatgatCCGATCACCATTCTCCTCATTCCAAGTCATTGAACCGTTAAactcattttgaagctgctgttgtagggtaaaaaagttgcatagtgttgcaTAGAGGAAGGACGTCTGgttaaaaatatgaatgacaGGGACTTTTCCACTCATCCAGAACTGAAGCTTCTCAACGCAAATACTTTTCATTCAGAAAACCACTCCTGCTAGTTTTACATGGTTTAATAGCTTCTTTCATTTTAACCAGTTATTTCTGCCAGTGTTAAACAGAACAGTGCTCTGCAGCCATAAAGATGTTTGTCCATTATCCTCAACACTTGTGCTCCTCAGACGACCAgttcacactttctttttcaaaatgttgaaaaaacaaaccaacaaatgcGTAACTGTTCAAATACTTCTGTCAGATGGATTTGGTGACGTTAGTTTTTGTGGTGGTTTGATGATATCGCCTGTGCTCCCCAACTCGCAGAGCTCCAGACTGAGTGACGACAACCGGTTGTCTCGTGCCTCTAGATCAGACCTGCAGCCGGTGGGTGGCACTGCACCGCAGACTGTGGCTTTGCTCTCATACCACTAATGGCCTGTGCTGTGCACTTCTCTTGTGATCATGAGCAAAATGTGCTGCAATATTAACTGCGTACCACTAGTGAAAATCGTTTTGTTGTTTAATGACTCATGTAGTGGTTTGTCATCTAATAAGGTGTCTTGTGTTTTACTGAATAATACATGCATGTGCAGCACTTCATTGTTTGTATTGAAATTTTACAAAACGTTTGTCTTGATACATAGTGATATGTTCTTGAAATTACTTTGTGTTGGAGTCTCAGTTCACACATTTTGGCAAGCAGATAAgttgcctgtttgtttttgtgtgttaaaAACAAGTTCTACTCATGACTTCCAAAGATGAATGTCTGTGTGCGATTGGACTTTTCCTGGGACAAAGCCTCAGAAGCTTTGTTATAGGTGAAAGTTGAAATGTATACATGACTGCCATGAAGTATGAGTTTCATTggtctgtgcatctgtgttgtgttgtgcatgtgatTTACTCAACCCAAACAGACAAAGTCTGAGTTACACTTTTGTGTCATGGTATGAATGCAATGCTAACAAGTTGAAGTTGCACCCTTGCTAACAAGTTTGGCGGCTTTCAAAACGCATGTTTTAAACTTCTTGTCCACTTTTTCCTATTTCCCTTCATCTCTTGGTTCATtactcttccctccctctgcccctcTCATCATTTCAGACCTCTGACCTGTACGGTCTCAATGGTCTGTCCTCTAGAAACGCAGGGTCAGCTTTCAATGGTTACCAGGTCTGTATaccagacagacaaacacataaacacctGGAGGTAAAAACAGTTAACAAAGCTTTACTGATGCTCTGCAGCTTGACCTTATGAACTGACTCTTTTTGGAGgggacaaaagaaaagagagtttAAATCAGTTACAAGTTTAAACTCTATTCATTTGCCTGCTGTCTTGTGCAAACATTCTTTCTCCTCATGACCTTCCATTGTGCAGTTCTACAGGTCACTTAGTCAGATCAGCCAGCAGCTCTATTTTAGGGTTGGTTCCATAAACTTACTTGTATCACTATAACTTTCACTAGTGTTACTGACGCCTTTAATTACCCATTCACGCCAGTGTTCCTATAAGCACATAGAATTGTTTGTGTCAAATGCTGTAATGGTTAAGGCAAGGGCTTCATCATTTGTTAACATCCACTCAACATTGACTTCAGTCACTGCACCACTGAATATTTGGCACGGACTTTggtttgtctgtatttttttcacAATTGAGTAGAAATGTAGATAATGGACATCTTAAAGATAGTGTTCTGTGTTCACACACCTGAACCATGAGCCTCCTGTTTACTttgcatgcatatgtgtgtgtgtgtgtggagtcacatgtgcagaACTCCTTATATGAAGACAGCATCTGCAGTGGATCACGGAGAGTCACTGGATCCAGCTCCCATGTAAGATTTGGTTTGattggtcttgttggtttgacAAACATGAGCGTGGCCATGTTATTTGTGAACAGGCTTTTGTGCAATAACTGAATTGGTGTGCGACTAACAGTTGTTAAAGAAGCTTTTTGTCTTGTTCTTACACGAGTTGGACCTTCCTTTAATTCTTGACTGATATAGGGATTGTTGCTGCTGCATGGGCAACACTTTGCATCGATGATGATCTATTTCAATGTTTCAGTTCTGTTAGTGGTTTtggaaacaacacattttgcaCTTAGCTAATAGTGATGGCATGCAGATTCTGAATTGCTCGATCACATATCTCCCCACGATGCATTTGCTACCTGTTGTGTTGGGCTAGGTTTGTGCATTCTTGCTTGCGTTGGATTCGATGTCTAAACAGGAATATGATGGTGTGTTTTCCCTGCAGCCATTAGAGTACAGTAGTTATCGCAGTTCCGGCTCCAGAGCCTCCAGCAGGGCCGGTTCAGCCCGTGCCAGCCCAGTGGTGAGCTCTTACTCCTCAGACACCCTTCTACCCACAAAATGACGAGGTTACATGATGCTTTGTTAATGCATTAACTGAAAAGTCATCATGTTCTTACACTACAGCATTCAGTTATGATCCACTGTTTCACATCAGAGAGAATTCAAGACACCAAAAGCTACATGCAGCATTAAAGGGCCCTCACATCCTTTGTGCAGAGGGCAGTGCAGATGCTGTGCAGTTACTGAAGAGCGACATGATACAGATATGATCGTTGATTTCTGCACAAAAGAGCAGATTGTTCTCTTGTGTAAATGGATTAGCAAATGTATTAATACACAATATTAATGCTTTGTAAATGGAGAACAAGAGGCTGTGTAACATTTCAACTAGAGAGAAATATGAAGGGGAAGAACAAGATAAAACTTCTCCTGAGCAACAGGGAAGTAAGAACATCACAAATCACGCAACCGATTAATTGTCTTTACACACAGGTGAGCTTCAACTGTTAACAGTTGTGTAGAAATggaaagaataataaaaacactttatttatggCTGGTGCCAAAACGTGGTGTCAACCGGTGCAGAAACCAAAGATCATAAAGGTTCTTTGACACCACAGCATGTGCACTGTCCCCCTGATGTGCACAAAGGTGCAAGGTTGCAGCTTTAATAAGACGTTGTAATGTTAGTAAGACATGAATTGAAACTCACTCAGGTAAAATAATCACATGAATGAGTGGAGACATCCTACAGTCACCAGCCTGTAGCAGCAACTGTGCTTTAGTTCAGGCTTGTTTAGGATTTCGATGTGTGTTGATCTCAGCTGTCATTGTACGAAGCAATGGGCTGCACCAGAATGTCCAAAGTGATGTCACTGACTGAGAAGGAATTATCATGATTTAGAGTTGTGGTAAATGGACAGTGTGATGCATTCATCAATGTTAGTGCTAGTGCATCCCCTTTCATTTCAAATAGCAGCTAGTCCAGTTCCTTCTTTCTCTGAGAACATAGATGATTTGATGTACTTGGTGAGTTCAATTTAAGAATAAGGATGATTGACCGTTTAGTCTTTTATGTGTTTCAAAAATAGTTCTCCACTTCTACATATACTTCATTTTTCCcaaccagtttttttttttaaatagcagttttttctctgtgtggacTTGTTCCAAATGTTTGGCTCCTTTGTTGATATGtctcgccccctgctggctgatGTAGgacaactgcagctctgttgccaGTTTTTTGAGGAGTGCGGCCAGTAGCAGTGGCCTCCCCCGGGACCTGGACGATGTTACTATCCCTGACTTTGCAGATGTGAGTCTGTTGGCACCCACAGGATGCAGTGGCCGTGATGCGAGCTGAATTCCTGCTCGATTGTTTTGGTTTCTTGTCACTCATCCTTACTCTTTGCGCCCTGTGTGGTGACTGTGGAGACTCCTAGTTCGTCTAACAACCAGAATGTTTTTGACTGTGGGCTTGAAGCAGAGATTGTGGATGATGTgatgtttctattgttttttaacacattgtttgttgttgaaCGGATGGTGTGTCAGACGGATTTCAGACCAGTTACGTTTCGATTGCCACATCGACTAATTATTTGCATGATGTTCCACATTAAAATATAAGTAATGTGTTCattaatataaaacagtttGAGATTTTGGGACTTCTTTCCTTCCGCCCTCCCTCACTCCTTTTGGCCTTGTGGCCTTTCCATGACCCTCTTAATTCTctgactgttgttttttgtctcaaAAGGTGGAGGACAGAGATTATCTTGAGAAGGTGAGTGGACcgcttttcatttaaaatgcattaattGATCTGGTTGATGGAGAATatggggtgtgtgtggggggggtgttaCAGTAAGAATTTAAGAgctaaatgatttttttttctaaatgtgtattttgtcaCTTTCCTAGGGATCTCGAGCAGCTTCTTCCTTAACCGCAACAACGCTCACATCCTTAGGTGGGACATCCTCCCGAAGGGGAAGTGGAGAGACGGCTATAACTGTAGACGCTGAGACATCCATACGAGAAATCAAGGTAATGCTGAAGaaatgagagggaggaagagaagagaaaggcTTCCTGTGTGTCCACATGAGACTctgagaaataagaaaacaataatttatgATATTTACATTAATCTCAGTTGATGTCAGATTGGAAAGACGACAATAGATCCAAGAAAAAGTGTTTCTTTTATCAAAATGCTCTTCTATGCAGATCTGTGCTCAGTTCATTCCATTTGCATTCTTTCTGCAAAACACTTCCGTCAGTGTGATTGTTGCACCAAACTTTCTGCTTCCTTTGTTCTGATGCTGTCACTCTGTGCTTCTCACTGTCAccactgcctctgctgctgttgcaatCTTCACCAGGAGATTCATGAACTGAAGGATCAGATTCAAGATGTGGAAACCAAGTACACGCAGAACCTAAAAGAAGTTAAGGTATAAGCCTGGGACCCTCCCAAAATCTGCTGGGCCGTGCACTGGTTACTGTggtgtttcattgttttttaactcACTAAAGGTCAAATGTGCACAAAGAGCACAAAGTACAGTTTACTGAGATCCTGAATTGaaactgaattaaattaaatttttgttttcctcactgTAAAACATTTGGCTTATCTAAACATTGGTGGGGCAGTACTATAGGATTAATAGTGGTGCTCTAGACTCAACACAAATAATGACACACATTGTAAAGTTGTATGATtctgtgtgtgaaaatgcaAGTTAGTGAAATTGCCTCTGCATGCTGCTGCCTTTCTTCATtatagcgtgtgtgtgtgttagcattgGCCCTTATGTCTTTACTTAAATCTTGACATCCCAGCATTTAAACTTAGAGATAAAGATAAGAACTTGAGTTTAACCTGAGTCACTACCTCCTACATCGGTATGTCCTCTCTGTGTCGTGACATTAGGATACATTATCAGAAGTGGAGGAGAAGTATCGTAAAGCCATGGTGTCCAACGCTCAGCTGGATAACGAGAAAAACAACTTGATGTATCAGGTGGACACACTCAAGGACTCGCtcatggagctggaggagctgctgtctGAGTCACAAAGAGGATACGAGGAGAAAGTCAAGGTACATCAGGAAGACACGATGATGATCTGAGAGCTTTATAGAATTTGGCCACCTTTTGAAAGCATTGAGTGTTTTGAAGAGATGtattgacagttttttttacagaagaTGTGAGAATAAACAGTCAGCTGTAAGATGAAGCCGGACAAAGACCCATTATACATGAGTGTTATTACACTGTGATTATACCAAAGTTCAGTTAATATTAAACCAACTCACAGATTCTGCCTTGTTTTGATTAAATGTGACTCTAATGCTCACAACATGATTAAGATGACGACATCGCACTTTGCAGCAACAATTTTTGACGGAAGCTCAAAATGAAAACTCCAAAGTTATCTGTTGTCAAACTGTCTTTTGTTCTCCACAGGACTATGACAGAGAAAAGCATGCCCACAGTGTCCTTCAGTTCCAgttcaatgaaatgaaagagaCTCTAAAACAAAGTGAAGAGCTGCTAAATGTGAGTATTTGTCTCccagtgtgaaaatgtgtcactGAAGTATGAAGTACTGTGTAGACGTGGAGCTTTCTCTGGGTTAGAATGGTAAAcggtctttatttatatattatgtatttgCCATTTTCACCATTCACTAAATTTGATGGCTGTTTACCAAAAGAAACCATCTGCAAACAACTGCGTGTTACGCAGTCCGTCACTAGGAGAAGCTGCATGTTGAGGTGCTTTTCAcaacattctttttttcttcatccacTGTATGCATGAGCTGCATTACTCTTTTtgtgatctctctctcttcctctcaagctttgttttccttctttgcTACTCAGGAGATCCGTCAGCTGCGTATGAAACAGGATGGTTTTGTTAGAGAAATATCTGACCTGCAGGAGACGGTGGAGTGGAAGGATAAAAAAATTGGGGTACGACCCGTGAACTCTTGTCCAGCGGTTTAGTGATTTTAACAGTTGGTATTGTTTCTCCTTTGCATGATGCTGAACACCTTTTACTTTCACTTCTTTTCCACAATTTCCTTCCTCTTGGCCACTCTCTGCCACTGCTGTGGCTCTGCTCAGGCCTTAGAGCGACAGAAAGAATACACAGATGCAATCCGAACTGAGCGAGATGAACTCAGAGAGGAGGCGGTGAAGCTCAAAGACATTCTAAAGGTACTCTGAAAATATGTCTGTCTAATTTGTCTTGTACTCCACGCTGTCTTTACTGATCTCCAAGTTCAGCCTGCAGTGTGAGCGTTtaggaaatacattttgaaaccataaaagagaaaataaggttttcaatATCTCATTACTATATTAACTGCACTgaattttaaagggatagttcccagaaaaatttaaatgtacTCATTATTTTCTCACCACTAAGccgatgaagtgtttgagtccacaaaacacttttggagtcttaAATACAGTTGCAGCGGAATCCAATAAAGTTGAAGTCAATagtgacctcttcttcagatgtaataaaaaaacataaaaaacataaaatgcatccatactgcttgtgtgttGTCGTCTTAGTGCCCACAAGCCCcgaaattcaaattcaactcaaaTCGACGTCATTTactccatgtttttagcctgaatGTCCGCTGATAGCCTCCATGGAGGCACGTTCACGTACCCTCCGGCACAAGGAACAGCACACACTCTCGCCCGAGGGCACTTTCCTGTGGCTATGTCGGCAAGCTTCACTATACTTGCtagacttttaggcttaaaacacagtgtgaatGACGATATTTCGAATCTGAATGTCGGGGCtcgcagacacttggatgacccCACACGAGCATGGaggcatgtttgtttgttattttattacgtctgaagaagaggtcacctGGGCTGAATCACTACTCATAGTGGTGAATagaaaatgagtgaattttcatttttctgtgaactatccctttaaagtaAAACCAGATCCTGGTGTATTGAAAGTTAATTTGTCCTGTTGTATTATGTTGTCAGAAATGCTGATTCTAACCGAGGAATCTTGTTCCCATCAAAGCGGAACTGAACTATTTGCAACTCATTTACTGAACTAATGTTTTGACTTTGCACTGTGTTTAGAAACATGGAATAGTGTTGGGACCTGATCTAAACATCAATGGGGACATTGTTGAAGCAGAAGTTGACGGGTCCAGTGGAGACTCTGCTCAACAACCAGCTCAGGAATCACAGACGTCACCTGCAGAGGGGAACAGCATGCTCGGTAAAACCCACTGTGGaacaaaaactttatttcttttaaatgcatGGCTCAGCATATACTTCATCAAACACTTTCATTCCAAATGCTTCAGAGAAGTGATGAAACACAGTTAGTTCATTGTGTGGGTACATGTATGCAATTCATTTTCTCCCACTGCTGGGACgttaagtgttgttttaacTGTGATTTGCTATAAAGGATAAGCCTTGTGATAATTTACACCGATCTTAAAGGATAAGGGTGGTTATAATCTAGATTTTTCTTGAGATTGAAATCAATTCTTGGAGCCCTGGCCGTTGGAAACAGTTGATGACAAATTATCGCAGCACAAAGTCAGTGTTCTAGATGTTCTTGAGCCTACAACTCACGATGAGAGCCTTTATTAATGAGAAATACAATCAAAGTCTGAAATTCTGTGGCAactttctgtctgttgttgaAGATTTTTTGAAACTATCAAATATATATTGATTTgacaaaccttttttaaaatttttaacaAGACAAGTAAAGACTAGAACACAACAATAATGTATTCTACTTACATTATCTGCGTGTTTTACACTTTACCATAGAGCATCACTGTTGTCCACAAACTATTAAGTGAGTGATATGTTCCTTCATTACTATCAAcacataatgtgttttttttctatgtcctactgaaaaaaatattgtccTGCTGACATAAGTAATAATGACATATTTACTcctgtttgaaaaatgtttgtacatCATTCTTAGTACAAATTGATGGAATTGTGGCAGAGTGCAACAAACAGGAATGGGATGTTCAACTGATGTTCAATCATCAAGAAAGGTTTTAGAGTTACCAGCCTTATCCTTTGAGCCACATTCATCTGATTGCTGTCCTGTAGAAACTAAGATCCCAATTACTAACTTGCCTTGTCTTCATTGCTAACGTTTTGACTTTTAATGCATTTTCCTTGCACCTTTCGCACCATGTCAGCTCATACATAATATTTCTGATTCACAACCAAATCTGCTTACGTGTGTGGTATTGGTGTGTAGATGCTGACAAGTCTTCTGTAGCATATTGACGGATGTGTAGAGATATAGATGATGTAGAGTACTCTTGAGCTGCCAGTCTTTGGCTTCTTTTCCTGTCACACAGTTGTTCGTGGGATCAAGAACTTCATTTCGGTGTCGCTCCtgcctttcttcttcttcttgtgcttCTCTTGGGTATCTTGACTCTTGTGCTTCTCTTTCTGGCCACTGAATCAATCAGGTGTTCTGCCCGTATCTGCTAATGTGCTCCCTGATGAAGATTTTTGAAAATCATGTCTTAAGTCAACATTTCTTTGGCCTTTTATCACCATATGCTCTTCATGATCTCTCAGGCAACACAGATGAGACTGAGGAGGTGGATCCAGATCAGCATCAAGAAATTGTGAAAGAGGAAGCACAAGAGAATCAGTTGAGCTCTGATAAACTCTGTGATGTTGCAGTGTCCACAGTGGAAACATCTAGTGGAGAACAGACTGCAGAGGAACAACAGACATGCTTAAGCACAGTGGACGAGCGCATTGGAGAAAGCGACCTCAGCAAAGACTTAAATATTGACATTCCCGATCATCCAATTACTGAAGCCAAAGATATAATTGTAACAAGTGCTGAGGAAAATAGTCCAGACACAGAAACAAGCAGGTGTGAGACAGATTTAGTGGAGACAGAAACCGAAAGCAGCAGTGttaacacacacagggatgatTTTAAACAGACATGTAACAAGCTTAgtgaaaagcaagaaaacaaacaagaagaagCTATGGAAAGTAATTTGAGTACAGAATCATGTCCTCAGCAAAAAGATGTGAAGGACATCGCAAAAGACATAGACAATGTCGAGGCGAAGGAAATACCCAGTAAATCTCAGGGTGAAGCTAATGCTTCagggaaaaggaagaaaaagaagagaagaggcaaaaaGAAAGGGAACCAACAAaaagatgaaacagaaaaagaaaacagcaaaacagaaCACAGTGTAGAATCAGATAAAGAAGAACAAGTTGGATCTAATACAACAGAACCTAATATAGACGATTCTGTCGCTGAAATCCTCAAGGAATCAAAGATGGATCAAGTAAAGAAAGAGCAGGTCGGGCAACAAATTGAGGAAGCAGAAGAAGCAGCAAAAGCACTCGAACCCACTGAAACCTTTTCTCACAAAGAAGCTTTCCAAGAACCAAATGAGCATGACAAGGAACAAACTTTGAAAACTGAGACAATAGAAGAATTAAAAGAAGTGGCACCAAGCAAACCCCTTTCTTGCACTGAAACTCGAGAGGAAATAAGAGTTAATCACGAAACAAATGAACCAAACAAAGATCAGAGTGACACAGCAGACATAATAGAGGTAGTGGCACCAACTGAAACTTTTTCTCATATTGAAACTCCGATGGAATTATGCAAAGAACCCAGTATGGATGAGCAGGGcaaagaagaaacagagaaagcagGAGAGGTTGAATCTATACCATGTCCTCAGGAGACCCATCTGGGTACATGTGATCTTACTGACACCTCCACCAGTACAGACTGCACCGATGGCCTTGACAATAAGCTTACTTACAGTGTAGATAAGTCAGTACTCTCAACTAATGGTCACATCATCCAAAGTGAGTCAAAAATCATTGATAATGTTGAGGATGAGGACGTTGTGTCTGTTGATGAGATGAAGCCTGAATGTAAAACTGATACCATCGGTCAGGAAAACACTGAAGATGAATCACACGTTCCGAGCAACATCGATGTTGCTGCTGATTTATCTGAATCCACTAACGTTCATGAGAGAATAGACCTCACATCAGTCTTGTCGGCATATACTGATGACGTCACAAGCTGTCTCAAGAGCTTGTCTGACTCCAAGCCTCAACCAGAGCCATCATCACTAAGGGATGACTCTCCCATCATGGTTCCTGATAAAGATCCTGAGGAGACAACAAAAGATATAGAGGAGGCAGGAATACAGACTGAACAAGAAAGTTTTCCTCTCAGCGTCACTGCTCCTTGTCAGGCTGGTGGTAATTCAGAGCTAAAACAAGATGGGACACAAAAAGAAGAGTTGGAGAGAGACTTGAAGGAACCTGGAGGTTTAATCGAGCCAGAAAGCTCCTCACATGATGAAAATGGCGACAGCGCATCATTAACGAATAACCCAGATGCATTAGACATCGAAAAAGGTCTGTTAGAGACTGAAGCTCAGGTTGAACATTTAGATGAGGTAGAAAGCCAGACATTAGAGTGTGTGGACCTGAAAGATGAATCAAATGCCAGAGAAACAGATGAGATTGATACCACTGACAAGTTAAATACACCAGACTctcagaaagaagaagagattgGTTCCTCCTGTTCTCTGGCTGAGCACCTGCATGAATCCAGCGAAGACAAACGCGAGGATGATTCATCTCAACCTAACCAGCAGGgcagtgatgaagaggatggtGAAGATGAGGAAGGGCAATCTTTTGATTTTGATGACATGGATGTTGAAGCAGCTTTTCAAACCAATGCAccagaaaacaaagaagaggaaatCGTTGAGGAGGGAGTTGAAGTTGTGTCAGATCCaagtgaaaatacacaaaacaagccaactgaGAGAAACGATGAGACGTCTACGTTTGATGAGTGTAACCAGGTAGATAAAGAGTCTGAAACAATACATCAAGACAAGCAGAGCACTTTGGCTCATGAGGAAGCCACGGCAGATGAGGCACGGCCCAATATAGAGGACGGAgccattttaaatgttgtagAGTCAGGTGTTGTTGCAGAGGACACTAACCAGGCAACATCTTTTCCAGTAGAGGAAGGATTAGACAAGCAGGAGTTACAGGGTGACAGTTTGGTTTCACCAGAGAGGGCCGTCCATGTAGCCAGTGACAAAGAGCCACCACATTCAAGCAAAGATGTAAGGAAGAACAGCAAGAAAGGCAAAGGCAAGGGCAAAGAGGACTGTAAAATGTCTTAGTTTATAAGTGGTATATACTGTAGTATAGATGTATCTGATGTTCCTTCAGTAGTCGTTGCTTAGCTCTTAAAAAGGGGGTAGAATAGATATTTGCAAAACCAAACAGCACTTTGTTGAACAGtggtgtatgtatgtatgttatttttaaaaatgcacgGTAAAAGTCCAAACATCAGTTTTCATTGAGGTCATATGTACAAAAAAAGGATGATTTGCGGAGAGATGAAGAAACTGCGAGGATGGACTGGACTTTGACCAGTGGATAGAACTGCTACTTGTATTTAGTTATTGATGTAATAGCCTATGATGcttgtgatgttttattgaGGATATTGTTTTTCAGTGTCTCAGACCATTTGTTCTGCTTGATGGAATTGTTATTCCCTAAAAGAGCTCATTCGGGGGGGGGCACATTTTGCTAATTCTCATTTAAGGGGCTATATATAAGTTATCACTACATAGCTATGTATGTACAGCTGCGTATTTACCAGTGTAAAGAGAAAAATTCAGTCTTGAGCACgatcacacaaacataaatttGCAGGTGAATGTTGCAGGTCAAACGTCACCAAAGTTTAACTCCACAAGAAGCTGCACTTCTGATGTGCTTTTTCACCTCCTCGCTCACACTGATAACCAGGAGGCGAATGTTCGCAACTGATGCATTTACACGTGTGACCGGGCCTTTACTCATCACCGGaaattagcatgctaacatatTTGTAGTGGCCCAGCTGGACTTTCTTGTCACTTTTTGATAGCTGTAGCATCCAGTCAACTCCTGCTCAGAGGACACATCATGACCTCATGTCTTGTAAAAGTAGCCGTTGGTCATGGCAAGCGGCCATCACCGTCAACCATTTCCAGCAAGACACCACATTTGGTAGCAGAGTAAACTTACATATAGCACCTTTAAGACTGTAGCAATCTGGCTTTTACATTTTCTAGGTATGTTATGAAGGTTCAAATTATAATATTTAGTTAAGACATTTCCAAGGCCCTGAATTCTAAGGCACATTAATGTATGATAAATGCATGTTTACATTATGTTCCACTTTATGGAAAAGATGTCTGCGGTCCCTGAACAATGAAATGCCAATAAATCCCCTGTTGACACCTATTTGAAATGTTGATCTAAactcatttttgttttcaacgTTAAAACCTTCTTTATCAGTCTATACTTGGATATCTGTTGTCACACATTGTGGTTATATGCTGTAGCGTGAATGTAGTTCCACCAGCTGCATTGACCCTCCTTTCCACAGTCTGTGCATGCTAACATTCCCCCTCACACCCCACTCCGTCACTCCCCTATGGACTCCTGTTGTGTTGCATGCATCAACCTCACTTGACCCAGCCCCCTCACACACCATCTCCTTGGTTCTCCCCACCCCTGGTATGTTCActgattt includes:
- the lrrfip1a gene encoding enolase-phosphatase E1 isoform X9 is translated as MGTQGTGRKRSTKKEKSTAEDDALNLIAREAEARLAAKRAARAEAREIRMKELERQQKEIFQVQKKYYGLNTKFDERVDNRWGDIEQWMEDSERYSRSSQIHMLSDDDERMSVGSRGSVRSDLDAVGAYAGGGSSHKKSKKKKKHKHKDRDGNGNDDDYSVMSSRSSRLSDESRVSRASRLDLTSSRLSDDNRLSRASRSDLQPTSDLYGLNGLSSRNAGSAFNGYQFYRSLSQISQQLYFRSHVQNSLYEDSICSGSRRVTGSSSHPLEYSSYRSSGSRASSRAGSARASPVDNCSSVASFLRSAASSSGLPRDLDDVTIPDFADVEDRDYLEKGSRAASSLTATTLTSLGGTSSRRGSGETAITVDAETSIREIKDTLSEVEEKYRKAMVSNAQLDNEKNNLMYQVDTLKDSLMELEELLSESQRGYEEKVKDYDREKHAHSVLQFQFNEMKETLKQSEELLNKHGIVLGPDLNINGDIVEAEVDGSSGDSAQQPAQESQTSPAEGNSMLGNTDETEEVDPDQHQEIVKEEAQENQLSSDKLCDVAVSTVETSSGEQTAEEQQTCLSTVDERIGESDLSKDLNIDIPDHPITEAKDIIVTSAEENSPDTETSRCETDLVETETESSSVNTHRDDFKQTCNKLSEKQENKQEEAMESNLSTESCPQQKDVKDIAKDIDNVEAKEIPSKSQGEANASGKRKKKKRRGKKKGNQQKDETEKENSKTEHSVESDKEEQVGSNTTEPNIDDSVAEILKESKMDQVKKEQVGQQIEEAEEAAKALEPTETFSHKEAFQEPNEHDKEQTLKTETIEELKEVAPSKPLSCTETREEIRVNHETNEPNKDQSDTADIIEVVAPTETFSHIETPMELCKEPSMDEQGKEETEKAGEVESIPCPQETHLGTCDLTDTSTSTDCTDGLDNKLTYSVDKSVLSTNGHIIQSESKIIDNVEDEDVVSVDEMKPECKTDTIGQENTEDESHVPSNIDVAADLSESTNVHERIDLTSVLSAYTDDVTSCLKSLSDSKPQPEPSSLRDDSPIMVPDKDPEETTKDIEEAGIQTEQESFPLSVTAPCQAGGNSELKQDGTQKEELERDLKEPGGLIEPESSSHDENGDSASLTNNPDALDIEKGLLETEAQVEHLDEVESQTLECVDLKDESNARETDEIDTTDKLNTPDSQKEEEIGSSCSLAEHLHESSEDKREDDSSQPNQQGSDEEDGEDEEGQSFDFDDMDVEAAFQTNAPENKEEEIVEEGVEVVSDPSENTQNKPTERNDETSTFDECNQVDKESETIHQDKQSTLAHEEATADEARPNIEDGAILNVVESGVVAEDTNQATSFPVEEGLDKQELQGDSLVSPERAVHVASDKEPPHSSKDVRKNSKKGKGKGKEDCKMS